A section of the Candidatus Syntrophosphaera sp. genome encodes:
- the rplM gene encoding 50S ribosomal protein L13, translating to MKTLTPSPGDIQRAWYVVDATDLPLGRLSTRVASILCGKNKPYYVRNIDTGDYVVVINAEKVRVTGLKSLQKIYKTYSGYPSGLKEIPYQKMLEKHPTEIIEHAVRGMMPKTVLGDAMFKKLKVYTGSEHPHAAQKPVELNLKEK from the coding sequence ATGAAAACCCTCACTCCGAGCCCCGGTGACATCCAGCGCGCCTGGTATGTCGTCGATGCCACGGATTTACCTTTGGGACGCTTGTCCACACGGGTGGCCTCCATCCTGTGCGGAAAAAACAAGCCCTATTACGTGCGCAACATCGACACTGGCGACTACGTCGTGGTGATCAATGCCGAGAAAGTGCGCGTGACCGGGTTAAAGAGCCTGCAGAAGATCTACAAGACCTACAGCGGCTATCCCAGCGGACTCAAGGAAATCCCCTATCAAAAGATGCTTGAGAAGCACCCCACCGAGATCATCGAGCATGCCGTGCGCGGCATGATGCCGAAGACCGTGTTGGGCGACGCGATGTTCAAGAAACTCAAAGTCTATACCGGCAGCGAGCATCCCCATGCCGCCCAGAAGCCGGTGGAACTTAACCTTAAGGAGAAATGA
- the rpsI gene encoding 30S ribosomal protein S9, producing MQTYDAVGRRKNAVARVRITPGTGKRIINKVQMKKYLQRETLEMIVEQPLQELGISDSFDVYVNVSGGGLSGQAGAIRHGISRALIEYDENLRSKLKARGFLTRDPRMVERKKSGRPKARKRFQFSKR from the coding sequence ATGCAAACTTATGATGCAGTTGGCAGAAGAAAGAACGCCGTTGCCCGCGTGCGGATCACACCCGGCACGGGAAAGCGCATCATCAACAAGGTCCAGATGAAGAAATACCTGCAGCGCGAGACCCTGGAAATGATCGTGGAGCAGCCTTTGCAGGAGCTTGGCATAAGCGACAGCTTCGACGTTTATGTCAATGTTTCCGGTGGCGGGCTTTCCGGCCAGGCCGGCGCGATCCGGCACGGCATTTCCCGCGCTCTGATCGAGTATGACGAAAATCTGAGATCCAAACTCAAAGCCCGCGGCTTCCTCACCCGCGATCCCCGCATGGTGGAGCGCAAAAAGAGCGGAAGGCCGAAAGCCAGAAAGAGATTCCAGTTCTCCAAGCGTTAA
- the rpsB gene encoding 30S ribosomal protein S2, whose amino-acid sequence MSVVSMKQLLEAGVHFGHQTFKWNPKMKKYIFIKRNGIHIIDLKQTVDAINEAYQFLKEIANRQEYILFVGTKKQAQAAIREAGAKSGVFFVNQRWYGGMLTNMATIRQSIEKMKYYEEIVADGTINNYTKLEQQKMKRMHDKIEFSLGGIRDMDAIPGAIFVVDTGHEEIAVHEARILGVPIIAMVDTNCDPDLVDYVIPSNDDATRAIQLITDIMATAVLEGKNIATEGADVKAGIDEEAEEFTPDLVDMAVAPLKDIEPEEVVEEEVPEEALDEEEPAEAAAEGADPDSEK is encoded by the coding sequence ATGTCCGTAGTTTCGATGAAACAACTACTCGAAGCGGGAGTCCATTTCGGGCATCAGACATTCAAGTGGAACCCCAAGATGAAGAAGTATATCTTCATCAAACGCAATGGCATACACATCATTGACCTGAAGCAGACCGTGGACGCGATCAATGAAGCCTACCAATTTTTAAAGGAAATTGCCAATCGCCAGGAGTATATCCTCTTCGTGGGCACCAAAAAGCAGGCGCAGGCCGCGATCAGAGAAGCCGGGGCAAAATCCGGCGTCTTTTTCGTGAACCAGCGCTGGTATGGCGGCATGCTCACCAACATGGCCACAATCCGCCAGAGCATCGAAAAGATGAAATACTATGAAGAGATCGTGGCCGACGGAACGATCAACAACTACACCAAGCTCGAACAGCAAAAGATGAAACGCATGCACGACAAGATCGAGTTTTCCCTGGGCGGGATCCGCGACATGGATGCCATTCCGGGAGCCATCTTTGTCGTGGATACCGGCCATGAAGAGATCGCCGTGCACGAAGCCCGGATCCTGGGCGTCCCGATCATCGCCATGGTGGACACCAATTGCGATCCCGATCTCGTCGATTACGTGATCCCCTCCAATGACGACGCCACCCGCGCGATCCAGCTCATCACGGATATCATGGCCACCGCCGTGCTCGAAGGCAAAAACATCGCCACCGAAGGTGCCGACGTCAAGGCCGGGATCGATGAGGAAGCCGAGGAATTCACCCCGGACCTGGTCGACATGGCCGTGGCCCCGCTGAAGGATATCGAGCCGGAGGAAGTAGTTGAAGAAGAGGTCCCGGAAGAAGCCCTGGACGAAGAAGAACCCGCGGAAGCCGCCGCTGAAGGCGCAGACCCGGATTCCGAAAAATAA
- the tsf gene encoding translation elongation factor Ts produces MIEVTATMVKELRDRTGAGMMECRKALVEANGDIEAAIKYLRERGISKAAGKALRETKEGIVFSYIHFNGKLGVLLELNCESDFVARTDEFKHLAEELALQIAATNPLAISAEQIDPAIIEAEKEIARNKALNDGKKPEIVEKIVEGSIKKYCAEHSLLEQELVNENGRTVKEMLTEAIARTGENIQIARFTRYALGGE; encoded by the coding sequence ATGATAGAAGTAACCGCCACAATGGTTAAAGAATTACGTGACAGAACGGGCGCCGGCATGATGGAATGCCGCAAGGCCCTGGTCGAGGCCAACGGCGATATCGAAGCCGCCATCAAATATCTGCGCGAGCGCGGCATCTCCAAAGCCGCCGGCAAGGCCCTGCGCGAGACCAAGGAAGGGATCGTCTTTTCCTACATCCATTTCAACGGCAAGCTGGGCGTGCTGCTGGAGCTCAATTGCGAGAGCGATTTCGTGGCCCGCACCGATGAATTCAAGCATCTGGCCGAGGAACTCGCCCTCCAGATCGCGGCCACCAATCCGCTGGCCATCAGCGCTGAGCAGATCGATCCGGCCATCATTGAGGCCGAGAAAGAGATCGCCCGCAACAAGGCCCTCAACGACGGCAAGAAGCCCGAGATCGTGGAAAAGATCGTCGAAGGCTCGATCAAAAAGTACTGCGCCGAGCATTCGCTGCTGGAGCAGGAACTGGTCAATGAAAACGGCCGCACCGTGAAGGAAATGCTCACCGAGGCCATAGCCAGGACCGGCGAAAACATCCAGATCGCCCGGTTCACGCGCTACGCCCTGGGTGGAGAATAA
- the pyrH gene encoding UMP kinase: MNYQPEKIHRIMVKLSGEILAGAKGHGYDDAVIDVLTDEIIAAKRLGYSIAIVLGGGNIFRGGTWENQSLNRVTLDNIGMLATVQNALYLAEILNNKNYPAEVFSSLKMDQVAKYYTPRKAALALEAGKICLLSGGTGNPFFTTDTAAVLRAVELKLDIVFKGTKVDGLYSADPQKDPSAKFISSANFAQCIEQKLGVMDMTAFSLAQENSLPIKIFNVSKPDGLCQAISSPEHGTYIHP, encoded by the coding sequence ATGAATTACCAACCTGAAAAGATCCACCGCATCATGGTCAAGCTCAGCGGCGAGATCCTCGCCGGAGCCAAAGGCCATGGCTACGACGACGCAGTGATCGACGTCCTCACGGATGAGATCATTGCCGCCAAGCGCCTTGGCTACAGCATCGCCATCGTTTTGGGCGGGGGAAACATCTTCCGCGGCGGCACCTGGGAAAACCAGAGCCTGAACCGCGTGACCCTGGACAACATCGGCATGCTCGCCACCGTGCAGAACGCGCTCTACCTGGCCGAGATCCTGAACAACAAAAACTATCCGGCGGAAGTGTTTTCCAGCCTGAAGATGGACCAGGTCGCCAAGTATTACACACCCAGGAAAGCCGCTCTGGCCCTGGAAGCCGGCAAGATCTGCCTGCTCAGTGGAGGCACCGGAAATCCCTTTTTCACCACCGATACGGCCGCCGTCCTCAGGGCCGTGGAACTCAAGCTGGACATCGTTTTCAAGGGCACCAAGGTGGACGGCCTCTATAGCGCCGATCCCCAGAAGGATCCCTCCGCGAAGTTCATCAGTTCGGCCAATTTCGCCCAATGCATCGAACAGAAGCTCGGCGTGATGGACATGACGGCCTTCTCGCTGGCCCAGGAAAACTCGCTGCCGATCAAGATCTTCAACGTCAGCAAGCCCGACGGGCTCTGCCAGGCCATCTCAAGTCCCGAGCACGGGACCTATATTCACCCCTGA
- the frr gene encoding ribosome recycling factor, whose amino-acid sequence MEELKELCKDKMHKSFETLLHQYSKVRTGRASASILDDVRINYYGEPTPVKQLCNISIPEPRTIVIQPWDKTTLADIEKAILAANLGITPENDGNVIRLPFQPLTEEKRREIVKSLKKYAEETRIAIRNARREANEQAKKMEKDSAISEDDEKKLLKEIQDLTDDWIKKVDEVEKSKEKEILEV is encoded by the coding sequence ATGGAAGAACTCAAAGAATTATGTAAAGACAAGATGCACAAGTCGTTCGAGACCCTGTTGCATCAATACTCCAAAGTCCGCACCGGCCGGGCCAGCGCCTCGATCCTGGATGACGTCCGGATCAACTATTACGGCGAGCCCACCCCGGTGAAGCAGCTTTGCAACATTTCCATACCCGAACCGCGCACGATCGTTATCCAGCCCTGGGACAAGACCACCCTGGCCGATATCGAGAAGGCGATCCTCGCCGCCAATCTGGGCATCACCCCGGAAAATGACGGCAACGTGATCCGCCTGCCTTTCCAGCCCCTCACCGAGGAAAAGCGCAGGGAGATCGTGAAAAGCCTGAAAAAGTACGCCGAAGAGACGCGCATTGCCATTCGCAACGCCCGCCGCGAGGCCAATGAGCAGGCCAAAAAGATGGAGAAGGACTCCGCCATCAGCGAGGACGACGAAAAGAAACTCCTCAAGGAGATCCAGGACCTCACCGACGACTGGATCAAGAAGGTGGACGAGGTGGAAAAAAGCAAGGAAAAGGAAATCCTGGAAGTATAG
- a CDS encoding T9SS type A sorting domain-containing protein: MNLKTIFLTTLIILGFSSGFSEQLIPGSYPGEIFTNGICYADAQDPDVMHYGFGYSPDSGRHFIVTLNVSDPFPLHRIHGIGYLGEFYLHDPINGYIFRFQNFGASFSYENLDCEEIDGIEPGAGRYQLFLMNNAAEGCYLYTSENGGSTYTPINFFPQVTIKPMAYERESGILYLLGFDNEDSLVCLYVSNDNGQSFNTFVLDAQLQTPYSEQLNFKLLPTPDGTVYLFLATNSREHQLYESDNNLQNCTLVWQYTPLINEWLDMLWTGVEGAEFLLQHYYWHMAFNRLEYSISSDEVVDFQSVALYNFYYSYQNPVFLVPTASITELTFGAGSVKLYVRSNADWQISCDADWVSGFSQVTGNASADVFMNYQANLTGNDRSCVVHFQSAAAPDTFLVLTQSGNVSAADLTSAASEIVTSYPNPFNNSVNINGRLPHHEMIEVNIYNIRGEIVRVLKTQSDIRDEFSLVWDANDSMGRRVASGVYLCRLKAGSITHTIKLLCW; encoded by the coding sequence ATGAACTTGAAGACGATATTTCTCACGACATTGATAATCTTGGGATTTTCATCTGGCTTCTCGGAACAACTGATCCCTGGCTCATATCCAGGGGAGATCTTTACCAATGGTATCTGTTATGCTGACGCTCAGGATCCGGATGTCATGCATTATGGTTTTGGCTACTCACCCGATTCCGGCAGGCACTTCATAGTCACGCTTAACGTTTCGGACCCGTTTCCCCTGCACCGCATTCACGGTATTGGCTATTTAGGTGAATTCTATCTGCATGATCCAATCAACGGTTATATTTTCAGATTTCAAAATTTCGGTGCTAGCTTCTCGTATGAGAACTTGGACTGTGAAGAGATAGACGGCATCGAACCTGGGGCGGGAAGGTACCAGTTGTTTCTTATGAACAACGCGGCCGAAGGTTGTTACCTATATACCAGCGAAAACGGTGGATCAACATACACTCCGATCAACTTCTTCCCGCAGGTGACGATCAAACCAATGGCCTACGAGAGGGAAAGCGGCATCCTTTACCTGCTTGGGTTTGACAATGAAGATAGCCTTGTTTGTCTTTATGTGAGCAATGACAACGGACAAAGCTTCAATACTTTCGTGTTGGATGCACAGCTGCAGACTCCTTACTCCGAGCAACTCAATTTCAAATTGCTGCCAACGCCCGACGGGACAGTATATCTCTTTCTGGCTACTAACAGCAGGGAACACCAGCTATATGAGAGTGACAACAATCTGCAAAACTGCACGCTTGTCTGGCAATACACACCATTGATCAACGAGTGGCTTGACATGCTCTGGACAGGGGTGGAAGGGGCTGAGTTCTTGCTTCAGCATTACTACTGGCACATGGCTTTCAACAGGCTGGAGTATTCCATATCCTCCGACGAAGTGGTCGACTTCCAATCGGTGGCTCTGTATAACTTTTATTATAGCTATCAGAATCCTGTTTTCCTCGTGCCCACAGCCAGCATAACCGAACTAACTTTCGGGGCTGGAAGCGTGAAGCTGTATGTCCGCTCCAATGCTGACTGGCAGATCTCATGCGATGCAGACTGGGTCAGCGGCTTTTCTCAAGTTACAGGCAATGCCAGCGCAGACGTATTTATGAACTATCAGGCCAACTTAACCGGCAATGATCGTTCCTGTGTCGTCCATTTCCAAAGTGCGGCAGCCCCGGACACATTTTTAGTGCTTACCCAAAGCGGTAACGTTTCCGCAGCCGACCTTACCAGTGCCGCCAGTGAAATTGTTACAAGCTACCCCAATCCCTTCAATAATTCTGTTAACATCAATGGAAGGCTACCCCATCATGAAATGATCGAGGTCAACATCTATAACATCCGAGGAGAAATTGTGCGTGTTTTAAAAACGCAAAGCGACATCCGGGACGAATTCTCTCTAGTGTGGGATGCAAACGACAGCATGGGAAGACGCGTGGCTTCTGGTGTATATCTCTGTCGGTTGAAAGCGGGTAGTATCACTCACACGATTAAACTGCTTTGTTGGTAA
- a CDS encoding T9SS type A sorting domain-containing protein, which produces MKKGIVLIVLVVLATYLLGAWVPVRGGNQDLNIIINHQGTDYIELDIVLNGFYSEACIEMGKGFDRITIPEGHSYRDQGNPDVMRIRKLIAIPECDNVSLSINSSNGVTLSDYCVYPVPKLENKVDGNGLCYTQEEFYLDDNAYAISGFLPEFPVLMGEIGYFRGQKFAELFIYPLAFDGVENSIYFHQDTQIRLDFSCPTGPLVENTDVFNGSASATFINYPSDGTTAIINDRPDRDGIVIYVPIDNENQADYLVADYLIIADDNFFAADPLEGSPALNMIAQHRANYNGFCVSVVNVEDICNVFDLGGDHREARAIREFIHSVYMNELAPNMGDHHLGYVLLVGDVVMDNGINGVYTSYDTQWAAQDWTLPEAVVTPVPSDHYYSLVSGTDTLADLAIGRFSASNETELYNIVRKTLDYELVYGVDNWRENTLFRWGEIFSDLTLDQQAYTVNSNHFADILYYEPYSSHFHSYLYTNDQQYNNTTDLINQGMMYGLWMSHGFVQTVGDGSYVLEAAPYIQSLSNTHKYPNLYIDACLSGAFDHPVDDCLTETFLNQDPNRGFVTTIGSSRKASGSSLLIPDALYWRYAQSIWNRMLFVSGEAFLTAKNLTNREWERHQFNFMGDPGLNLMASGFQITQQMAYTQDALITTEIEVMPGATLHFGTGMTAPINIRFEQNGRLIVHEGAVLHIHDDVQVSMGENNSIDIYGNLIVDQNVSFSGWEYEPGSLRIHNGIPSIGLTAVGFENMVIKTSRANTEYQSCGFADSALNISGSNAVINLCIFTSSPLLVYSDGNKSFSIGITSNEFYNSPVDMESVASFYISDNTFQNLNLFPYPNALNLFHSGWRANTLHAILGNDIGGESSALYPFANGIYVYNSHADININSFNNNQTCITSLNGSSCTVAGNRDATIPSQTQQFVLNVYPYCAIYAEHTSFPYRVSWNYLTSTVFSDEHWMICYDYDHQFCLPHIVSHNCWSNYFIPEDNIDLTKFLITPVWNLQPQNSEMTSVEGLFTEAVTNKEVGNYTLAETQFKCIIETYPEDKFAEAAAKELLPLTALISQNLSALKTYYSNIDVFSETEELLKVASQYKILCDVVDKNYSSAIQAYEDIILNAQSYSDSLYAAIDLCMTYLLMLEDGDKGAVVNYPDLKPVSFVDYLRIRNMLLNIKFEQGPNPEIQNTLTRISAYPNPFNPVVSFDITTPYSFDSELCLYNIKGQLVKKIYCDNLRKGRNTAVWDGRDENNRQVGSGIYFYRMPTPGGSVSGKITLVK; this is translated from the coding sequence ATGAAAAAAGGTATCGTGCTTATTGTACTGGTCGTGCTCGCTACGTACCTGCTAGGAGCATGGGTTCCTGTTCGAGGGGGAAATCAAGACCTAAACATCATCATCAACCATCAAGGCACAGATTACATTGAACTTGATATTGTTCTGAATGGCTTTTATTCGGAAGCCTGTATAGAAATGGGCAAAGGATTTGACAGGATAACCATTCCGGAGGGTCATAGCTACCGAGATCAGGGAAATCCTGATGTTATGCGAATTCGCAAGCTGATTGCCATCCCGGAATGTGACAACGTTTCGCTAAGCATTAACAGTAGCAATGGCGTAACATTATCTGATTATTGTGTATATCCAGTACCGAAGTTGGAGAATAAAGTCGATGGCAATGGCCTTTGTTACACCCAGGAGGAATTCTATCTTGATGATAACGCATATGCGATCTCGGGGTTTCTACCGGAATTTCCCGTGCTGATGGGTGAAATTGGATATTTCCGAGGGCAGAAATTTGCCGAGTTATTCATCTATCCTCTAGCGTTCGATGGAGTTGAGAATTCTATCTACTTCCATCAGGATACCCAGATTCGTCTTGATTTCTCTTGTCCTACAGGACCACTGGTTGAGAATACGGATGTTTTCAACGGCTCTGCAAGCGCGACATTTATCAACTACCCTTCAGATGGTACAACGGCAATAATCAATGACCGTCCAGATCGGGATGGAATTGTTATCTATGTCCCGATAGACAATGAAAACCAGGCGGATTATCTTGTAGCCGACTATCTGATTATAGCGGATGATAACTTTTTTGCCGCAGATCCCCTTGAGGGTTCCCCTGCATTAAACATGATCGCCCAACATCGGGCCAATTACAATGGATTCTGCGTGTCAGTGGTCAATGTAGAGGATATCTGCAATGTCTTTGATCTTGGTGGTGATCACAGAGAAGCCAGAGCTATTCGAGAATTCATCCATAGCGTATATATGAACGAATTAGCGCCAAACATGGGAGATCACCATCTGGGCTACGTGCTTCTCGTAGGTGATGTCGTAATGGATAATGGGATTAACGGCGTGTATACATCATACGATACCCAGTGGGCAGCACAGGATTGGACATTACCAGAAGCTGTAGTGACACCTGTACCATCGGATCATTACTATTCTCTTGTAAGCGGTACCGATACTCTGGCAGATCTGGCAATCGGTAGATTCAGCGCATCAAATGAAACTGAACTCTATAATATCGTGAGAAAAACTCTAGATTACGAATTGGTTTATGGTGTTGATAATTGGCGAGAAAACACCTTGTTTAGGTGGGGAGAAATTTTTTCTGATCTAACTTTAGACCAGCAGGCATATACAGTAAATTCCAATCATTTTGCCGACATCCTATATTATGAACCATATAGCAGCCACTTTCATTCATATTTATACACAAACGACCAGCAATACAACAATACCACCGATCTCATCAATCAAGGAATGATGTATGGCCTATGGATGAGCCATGGTTTTGTTCAGACTGTAGGAGACGGTAGTTACGTTCTCGAAGCTGCGCCGTATATCCAAAGCTTGTCCAATACTCACAAATACCCCAATCTATACATCGATGCCTGCCTTTCTGGCGCTTTCGACCACCCAGTTGACGATTGCCTGACGGAGACATTCTTAAACCAAGATCCAAATCGTGGTTTCGTTACTACGATCGGAAGTTCTAGAAAGGCCTCCGGGAGTTCTCTGCTGATACCGGATGCCTTGTATTGGAGATACGCGCAAAGTATTTGGAATCGTATGCTTTTTGTAAGCGGAGAGGCATTCCTGACAGCTAAGAACCTAACCAATAGGGAATGGGAGAGACATCAGTTTAATTTTATGGGAGATCCGGGGTTGAACCTGATGGCTTCAGGATTTCAGATCACTCAACAAATGGCCTACACCCAGGATGCTCTTATAACTACCGAAATTGAGGTGATGCCAGGCGCAACCCTTCATTTCGGAACAGGGATGACTGCTCCCATAAACATACGCTTTGAGCAAAACGGCAGACTTATCGTCCATGAAGGTGCAGTCTTGCATATCCATGATGATGTTCAAGTCTCCATGGGAGAGAACAATTCGATCGACATATATGGCAACTTGATCGTTGACCAGAATGTTAGCTTCTCAGGCTGGGAGTATGAGCCGGGCTCTCTGCGTATACATAACGGAATTCCTTCCATCGGGCTGACCGCGGTGGGGTTTGAGAACATGGTCATCAAAACCTCTCGCGCAAATACTGAATATCAATCTTGCGGTTTTGCGGATTCTGCCTTGAATATATCAGGCAGCAACGCGGTCATTAATCTCTGTATTTTCACCAGCTCGCCCCTCCTTGTATATTCGGACGGGAACAAGTCATTCTCAATAGGCATTACAAGCAATGAATTCTACAACTCACCAGTTGATATGGAAAGTGTGGCCAGTTTCTATATCAGCGATAACACATTCCAAAACTTGAACCTATTCCCTTATCCAAATGCCTTGAACCTTTTCCATTCAGGTTGGCGGGCCAACACCCTGCATGCCATTCTGGGCAATGACATTGGCGGCGAATCCTCTGCACTGTACCCGTTTGCTAATGGGATCTACGTATACAACAGCCATGCAGACATTAATATCAACAGTTTCAATAACAATCAGACATGTATCACATCCCTGAATGGATCATCTTGCACTGTTGCAGGAAACCGCGATGCCACCATCCCATCACAGACTCAACAATTTGTATTAAACGTTTATCCATATTGCGCCATTTATGCCGAGCATACAAGTTTCCCATATCGGGTATCATGGAACTACCTCACCAGTACCGTGTTTAGCGATGAACACTGGATGATATGCTATGATTATGATCACCAATTCTGCCTGCCTCATATCGTGTCTCACAATTGCTGGTCGAACTATTTCATCCCTGAAGATAACATAGATCTGACAAAATTCCTGATCACTCCGGTCTGGAATCTTCAGCCACAAAACTCAGAAATGACATCTGTGGAAGGGTTGTTCACCGAAGCAGTAACCAACAAAGAAGTTGGCAACTACACTTTGGCGGAGACTCAGTTCAAATGCATCATCGAAACCTATCCCGAAGATAAATTCGCAGAAGCCGCAGCGAAAGAACTATTACCGCTGACGGCATTGATTAGCCAAAACCTGAGCGCGCTTAAAACTTACTATTCCAATATTGATGTCTTTTCTGAAACGGAAGAACTGCTTAAAGTGGCAAGCCAGTATAAAATTCTCTGCGATGTTGTGGACAAGAATTACAGTTCCGCTATTCAGGCTTATGAGGATATAATCTTGAACGCGCAGTCATACTCCGACTCACTGTATGCCGCAATCGATCTCTGTATGACCTATCTGCTGATGCTCGAAGATGGTGATAAAGGAGCTGTGGTCAACTATCCGGACCTGAAGCCGGTATCTTTCGTTGATTATCTGAGAATCAGGAACATGCTCCTGAACATCAAGTTTGAACAAGGCCCCAATCCCGAGATCCAAAACACCCTTACCCGGATCAGCGCGTATCCCAATCCGTTCAATCCGGTTGTAAGTTTTGACATCACAACTCCATATTCATTCGATTCTGAGCTATGCCTCTATAATATCAAAGGGCAGCTAGTGAAAAAGATATATTGCGACAACCTGCGGAAAGGAAGGAATACTGCTGTGTGGGACGGCCGAGATGAAAACAACCGCCAGGTTGGCAGCGGCATCTACTTCTATCGGATGCCAACTCCGGGAGGATCTGTCTCAGGCAAAATCACCTTGGTAAAATAA